The Sphingopyxis sp. TUF1 genome segment TGATCTTCACAAGACCGCCGCCCGATACGCCTTCTACCTCGACGCTGTCGAGCTTCGCCTGCGCCTCCTGCATCTGCGCCTGCACGGTGGCGGCGGCTTCCTGCGCCGCCTTCATCATTTCTTCGATCGATTTCATGGATTGGACCTATGCTGATTGTTATCGCTCTCGACAAGCCGCGCGTCGGGAAAAGCCGCCAGGGCGGCCTTCACAACGGGCAGTTCGCGAATACGTGCGTCATTGTCGGCGAGCTTCGCCGCCTTCATCTGCCCGAGGCTCGGCCGTCCCTCGCCGGTGCCCTCGTGCACTTGCCACCGGCTGCCGGTCTGGCTGAACAGCGCCTCGCCAAGCCGCCGCGCGAAATCGCCGTCGAGTTCGGGAACTGACGCATAGACAAGCCGTCCCGGCTCGAGCTCCAAAAGCCTGACATCATCATAAACCTGCCGCGCAAGCTGATGGTGTCCGCTGCTTTCGAGCAGCTGATGAATTTGTGCGATATTAAGTGCGCCCGCCTGAGGTTCGGCCGCCGGCGCCGGGTCCAGCGCGGCAGTCCCCTGCTCCGTCACCGGCGCCGCGATCGGCATCGCCGGCACCCCGCCGGTTTCGAACAACTTTGCCAGTTCGCCGGGATCGGGGAGCGACGCGGCATAGATGACGCGCAGCAGCAGCATTTCGAGATGCTCGAGCGGATTATTCGCGCGGAGCACCTCGTCATGGCCCTTCAGCAGCAATTGCCACAGGCGATTGAGCGGCGCGAACCCAAGCTTTTGCGCCCAATCGCCGATGCGTTCGCGATCGGCTTCGGCGAGGGCGGGATCGTCATGGCGTGACACTTTCGCGAGCGTGATGGCATGGGTCAGATCCATCAGCCCGCGCACCATCGCGACGGGCTCGAACCCCAACGCATATTGTGCCCGCGCAAGGTCGATGGCGCCGCCGCTGTTGCCTTCAAGGATCGCCGCCATCAGTGCGGCAATCGACGTGCGGTCGGACAGCCCCAACATCGCCC includes the following:
- a CDS encoding DNA polymerase III subunit gamma/tau is translated as MSDSADDEPPMLGMDLPEAPTPAASSGPYRVLARKYRPQTFAELIGQDAMVKTLGNAIARDRLAHAFLMTGVRGVGKTSTARLIAKALNCIGPDGQGGPTIDPCGVCEPCRAITEGRHIDVIEMDAASNTGVDDVREIIEAVRYAAVSARYKIYIIDEVHMLSRNAFNALLKTLEEPPPHVKFLFATTEVNKVPVTVLSRCQRFDLRRITPDMLFAHFSAILQKEGVEAEAPAIWLIANAAEGSVRDGLSILDQAIAHADLDGGGKIGADQVRAMLGLSDRTSIAALMAAILEGNSGGAIDLARAQYALGFEPVAMVRGLMDLTHAITLAKVSRHDDPALAEADRERIGDWAQKLGFAPLNRLWQLLLKGHDEVLRANNPLEHLEMLLLRVIYAASLPDPGELAKLFETGGVPAMPIAAPVTEQGTAALDPAPAAEPQAGALNIAQIHQLLESSGHHQLARQVYDDVRLLELEPGRLVYASVPELDGDFARRLGEALFSQTGSRWQVHEGTGEGRPSLGQMKAAKLADNDARIRELPVVKAALAAFPDARLVESDNNQHRSNP